A single window of Solenopsis invicta isolate M01_SB chromosome 3, UNIL_Sinv_3.0, whole genome shotgun sequence DNA harbors:
- the LOC120357399 gene encoding myb-like protein I: protein MHKFASECGAGHPDRLRGILLRKHIATNCHKLKLTEHEVSELANFMGHKENIHKQYYRLPQKEADILNISKYLNAAIGAANIETDNKINSTDNSSSDEDDSNSDKDDNNNDKDDSINEDNGNNTISLSNITNDGDFINNTYNNKVQENKVQMKCKRIRWNAKEKNIVLKEFNAYLNTYKCPTTKEIAALIAANPCLQTRTISQVKTWFNNQQKILRNKFNKF from the exons ATGCACAAATTCGCTTCTGAATGCGGAGCTGGTCATCCTGATAGATTGCGAGGTATTCTTCTCAGGAAACATATTGCAACCAATtgtcacaaattaaaattaacagaacATGAAGTATCCGAATTAGCAAACTTTATGGGacataaagagaatatacaCAAGCAATACTACAGATTACCTCAAAAAGAGGCTGATATTCTCAACATCAGTAAATATCTGAACGCTGCAATAGGTGCAGCTAATATTGAGActgataataaaatcaatagtACTGACAATAGCAGTAGTGATGAAGATGATAGCAATAGTGATAAAGATgataacaataatgataaagaTGACAGTATTAATGAAGATAATGGCAATAATACCATTAGCTTGAGTAATATTACTAATGATGGtgactttattaataatacttataataataaagtgcaAG aaaataaagtacaaatgaAGTGCAAACGTATACGTTGGAATGCTAAAGAGAAGAATATAGTACTAAAAGAATTTAAtgcatatttaaatacttataaatgcCCTACAACAAAAGAAATTGCAGCACTAATAGCAGCTAATCCTTGTTTACAAACGCGAACTATAAGCCAAGTAAAAACTTGGTTTAATAATCAGCAAAAGATTTTAcgtaataagtttaataaattttaa
- the LOC113004446 gene encoding uncharacterized protein LOC113004446, producing MEDDLNNTYTIDNFPKIEDMEKNITIAEQVENELQTNVENIEDEDNFDKEYEPSEDSASYTDYESYDELTNERSACNISLRKSMNLSTTANATGMSGCDDTHLGVDNSCTGTKKYYCFYCKALKSKIARHLESVHRNEEDVKKFADLPKGCLERKKIIETIRRKGEFEFNTNKILNDGKLHVVRRPNIKFNKKAYEYGTCINCHGFFSKNTLRNHVRKCLNVKYSKNRTITVLGRAVVGRIHEIASQTLKKVVFPILREDHIIRLVRYDELLIRYGNKLCMKYKPQHQHDMMRNRRTLGRFLNTLKEINDEITDFASVYQPKYYDDCIKAVYQVARYNSETQRFGSAYTAFQLGTLLKEVGELWLSQCIKNQDPVKKALVQNFLSLRKEDFGHSVNKTVMETRAHVRRRKVEVAPSMSDIIKLYNYVNSQRHAAYNSLKEKFSYDVWLTLGQTSLISMQIYNRRRAGEIQRVLLEDFSNYEGLNEESDPDLFKTLSNSAKEIARKYGTISN from the exons ATGGAGGATGATCTCAATAATACATATACGATAGACAACTTTCCTAAAATTGAAGATATGGAAA aaaatattacgaTAGCAGAACAAGTGGAGAATGAGCTGCAGACAAATGTGGAAAATATCGAAGATGAGgataattttgataaagaaTACGAACCATCTGAAGATTCAGCTAGTTATACAGATTATGAAAGCTATGATGAACTTACAAATGAAAGGAGTGCATGTAACATCAGCTTAAGAAAATCTATGAATTTATCAACAACGGCAAATGCAACAGGTATGTCAGGATGTGATGATACACATCTTGGAGTTGATAATTCTTGTACTggcacaaaaaaatattactgttttTATTGTAAAGCACTGAAATCAAAAATAGCAAGACATTTAGAAAGTGTACACCGTAATGAAGAAGATGTTAAGAAATTCGCTGACTTACCAAAAGGATGTCttgaacgtaaaaaaattattgaaacaataCGTCGAAAAGGagaatttgaatttaatacaaacaaaatattgaaTGATGGCAAGTTACATGTTGTCAGAAGACCAAATATTAAGTTTAACAAAAAGGCTTATGAATATGGAACATGTATCAACTGTCATggatttttttccaaaaataccTTACGAAATCATGTTcgaaaatgtttaaatgtaaaatattctaaaaatcgAACGATTACAGTCCTTGGACGAGCCGTGGTCGGAAGAATTCATGAAATAGCTTctcaaactttaaaaaaagtggTCTTTCCGATATTAAGAGAAGATCATATTATTCGTCTTGTAAGATATGACGAATTACTTATTCGATATGGTAATAAACTTTGTATGAAATATAAACCGCAGCATCAACATGATATGATGCGAAATCGACGAACACTTGGACGGTTTCTAAATacgttaaaagaaataaatgatgaaATTACAGATTTTGCCTCAGTTTATCAACCAAAATATTACGATGATTGCATTAAAGCTGTGTATCAAGTAGCCCGATATAATTCAGAAACTCAGCGATTTGGTTCTGCTTACACAGCATTTCAATTAGGTACATTATTGAAAGAAGTTGGCGAGTTATGGCTATCACAGTGCATTAAAAATCAAGATCCTGTTAAAAAGGCTTtagttcaaaattttctttctcttcgtaAAGAAGATTTTGGCCATTCAGTTAACAAAACAGTAATGGAAACAAGAGCACACGTGAGACGACGAAAAGTAGAAGTAGCTCCAAGTATGAGcgatataataaaactttacaattaTGTTAATAGTCAAAGACATGCAGCATACAAtagtttgaaagaaaaattttcatatgaTGTATGGCTAACTTTAGGTCAAACTTCATTAATTTCTATGCAAATATATAACAGAAGACGTGCTGGTGAAATACAAAGAGTACTGTTAGAAGATTTTTCTAATTATGAAGGTTTAAATGAAGAAAGTGATCCAGATCTTTTTAAAACCCTTTCAAATTCAGCAAAAGAAATTGCACGTAAATATGGTACGATTTCAAATTAG
- the LOC120357253 gene encoding DNA ligase 1-like — protein MKVYNCSEQQKRAKCQEFHANRKATAPRSKRMVPLLEHPSHKQKKEKSGGRKRVASGGKKKGKEEEEEEEGEEEEEEASYIKM, from the exons ATGAAAGTATACAATTGCAGTGAACAGCAGAAAAGGGCAAAATGCCAAGAATTCCACGCAAat CGAAAAGCGACTGCGCCACGCTCGAAAAGAATGGTACCCCTCCTCGAACACCCCTCTCACAagcagaagaaagagaagagtgGAGGGAGGAAGAGAGTCGCCAGTGGCGGGAAGAAGAAAgggaaggaggaagaagaggaggaagagggggaggaagaggaagaggaggcttcctacataaaaatgtaa